One genomic segment of Streptomyces sp. TLI_146 includes these proteins:
- a CDS encoding cytochrome P450, producing the protein MDTTRPFQPGSAGFVADPYPAYAQLRAAGRAHHHPPTDQWLIPHHADVSALLRDRRLGRTYLHRFTHEEFGRTPPPPAHEPFHTLNDQGILDLEAPDHTRIRRLVAKAFTPRRVEELGPVVERIATRLVGDFVAAGGGDLLADVAEPLPVTVIAEMLGIPEADRHLLRPWSADICGMYELTPDEDTAARAVTAAVEFSAYLRELIRQRRHAPAPDLVSALIAVHDTDGTRLTEQEMISTCVLLLNAGHEATVNTTANGWWTLFRHPEQLALLRAEPDKLLPGAVEELLRYDTPLQLFERWVLDDIEVGGTRIPRGSEVALLFGSANRDPAAFADPDTFDVRRPAADNRHVSFGAGIHYCLGAPLARLELAVSFGLLLREAPRMRLLTEPRWKPGYVIRGLTALEVEV; encoded by the coding sequence ATGGACACCACCCGCCCCTTCCAGCCCGGCTCCGCCGGCTTCGTCGCCGACCCCTACCCCGCATACGCCCAGCTCCGCGCAGCGGGCCGCGCCCACCACCACCCCCCGACCGACCAGTGGCTCATCCCCCACCACGCAGACGTCAGCGCCCTCCTCCGGGACCGCCGCCTCGGCCGCACCTACCTCCACCGGTTCACCCACGAGGAGTTCGGACGTACGCCCCCACCCCCCGCCCACGAGCCCTTCCACACCCTCAACGACCAGGGGATCCTCGATCTGGAGGCCCCCGACCACACCCGGATCCGGCGGCTCGTGGCGAAGGCGTTCACCCCCCGCCGCGTCGAGGAACTCGGGCCCGTCGTCGAGCGGATCGCCACCCGCCTCGTGGGCGACTTCGTCGCGGCGGGCGGCGGGGACCTCCTCGCCGATGTCGCCGAGCCCCTCCCCGTCACCGTCATCGCGGAGATGCTCGGCATCCCCGAAGCGGACCGGCACCTCCTGCGGCCCTGGTCGGCCGACATCTGCGGGATGTACGAGCTCACCCCGGACGAGGACACCGCCGCCCGCGCGGTCACGGCGGCGGTCGAATTCTCGGCCTATCTGAGGGAGTTGATCCGGCAGCGGCGCCACGCACCCGCCCCCGACCTCGTCTCCGCCCTCATCGCCGTCCACGACACGGACGGCACCCGCCTCACCGAGCAGGAGATGATCTCCACCTGCGTCCTGCTCCTCAACGCGGGCCACGAGGCCACCGTCAACACCACGGCCAACGGGTGGTGGACGCTCTTCCGCCACCCCGAGCAGCTGGCCCTGCTGCGCGCCGAACCCGACAAGCTCCTCCCCGGCGCCGTCGAGGAACTGCTGCGCTACGACACGCCGTTGCAGCTCTTCGAGCGGTGGGTGCTCGACGACATCGAGGTCGGTGGGACGAGGATTCCGCGCGGATCCGAGGTCGCGCTGCTCTTCGGCTCCGCCAACCGTGACCCGGCCGCGTTCGCCGACCCGGACACCTTCGACGTACGCCGTCCCGCCGCCGACAACCGTCACGTCAGCTTCGGCGCGGGCATCCACTACTGCCTCGGCGCCCCCCTCGCCCGCCTCGAACTGGCCGTGTCCTTCGGCCTGTTGCTGCGCGAGGCCCCGCGCATGCGCCTGCTCACCGAGCCGCGCTGGAAGCCGGGTTATGTGATCCGGGGCCTCACCGCCCTCGAAGTGGAGGTCTAG
- a CDS encoding diacylglycerol kinase: MSAADQLLVVIDPVARRIDGESVRIAKDVLCAGAQAKICWPEGVEEFSRALARRGSRRPVVVGDDRALLRTVTLLLRERDVCPPAVAMVPVGTAPLLELARSLGVPTGAVAAARAVLDGAPRRLDLLVDDSGGVVLGDLCIPAAPPVARTAVPTVWGTCRSLVRTLVRAPVPLAVAHRLRVRVEADGVLLSDLDRPVAGVSVGSGDGVAHVVVSPGLGVPGVRARARTVTVSGDGFRYRAGEVVGGPVRTRTWTAGTWTLTLPPPPTPPVP, encoded by the coding sequence GTGTCGGCTGCCGACCAGCTACTGGTGGTCATCGACCCGGTCGCCCGCCGTATCGACGGCGAGTCCGTACGGATCGCGAAAGATGTGCTGTGTGCCGGTGCACAGGCGAAAATATGCTGGCCGGAGGGGGTGGAGGAGTTCTCCCGCGCCCTCGCCCGAAGGGGTTCCCGGCGGCCTGTGGTGGTCGGCGACGACCGGGCGCTGCTACGTACTGTGACATTGCTGCTGCGGGAACGTGATGTCTGCCCTCCCGCCGTGGCGATGGTGCCCGTGGGCACCGCCCCTCTGCTGGAACTCGCCAGGTCACTGGGGGTGCCGACGGGGGCGGTGGCGGCGGCGCGGGCGGTCCTGGACGGGGCGCCGCGCCGGCTCGACCTGCTGGTGGACGACAGCGGGGGCGTGGTCCTGGGCGATCTGTGCATCCCGGCCGCGCCGCCGGTGGCGCGGACCGCCGTGCCCACGGTCTGGGGTACGTGCCGTTCCCTCGTACGCACGCTGGTGCGGGCACCCGTGCCGCTGGCTGTCGCCCACCGGTTGCGGGTGCGGGTCGAGGCGGACGGGGTGCTCCTGTCCGACCTCGACCGTCCGGTCGCGGGGGTGTCGGTCGGGTCGGGGGACGGGGTGGCGCATGTGGTGGTGTCCCCGGGGCTCGGGGTGCCGGGGGTTCGGGCGCGGGCCCGGACGGTGACGGTGTCGGGGGACGGGTTCCGGTACCGGGCGGGGGAGGTGGTCGGGGGGCCGGTCCGCACACGAACATGGACGGCGGGAACGTGGACCCTGACACTGCCGCCGCCCCCCACGCCGCCGGTTCCCTGA
- a CDS encoding TetR/AcrR family transcriptional regulator C-terminal domain-containing protein → MAARTTKANPIPSVWARRTREADQPALSRAAIVREAVVMLDADGIEALSMRKLGARLNAGATSLYRHVATKDELMELAVDEVFGEIAVPPADGADWRAAATGAARSFRATALRHRWLASVLGQAGLAYLGPNLMSFSERLAALFADAGFPEPERAIETVLSYVIGMSTTEAAWLTTVARSGESEEDFIARLMPAAQQAAADHEHLAEAYAAEVVDPAALRDGKFAYGLEVVLDGLALRRPEASDRP, encoded by the coding sequence ATGGCCGCCAGGACCACCAAGGCGAACCCCATCCCGTCCGTCTGGGCCCGCCGGACGCGCGAAGCCGATCAGCCCGCGCTCAGCCGGGCCGCGATCGTCCGCGAGGCGGTCGTGATGCTGGACGCCGACGGCATCGAGGCGCTCAGCATGCGCAAGCTCGGCGCCCGGCTGAACGCGGGCGCCACCTCCCTCTACCGGCACGTCGCCACCAAGGACGAGCTGATGGAGCTCGCGGTGGACGAGGTGTTCGGGGAGATCGCCGTACCCCCCGCCGACGGCGCCGACTGGCGGGCCGCCGCCACCGGGGCCGCCCGGTCCTTCCGCGCGACGGCCCTGCGCCACCGCTGGCTGGCCTCGGTCCTCGGCCAGGCGGGCCTGGCCTATCTGGGCCCCAACCTGATGTCGTTCTCCGAGCGGCTCGCCGCGCTCTTCGCGGACGCCGGGTTCCCCGAGCCGGAGCGCGCGATCGAGACGGTCCTGTCGTATGTGATCGGGATGAGCACCACCGAGGCGGCGTGGCTCACCACGGTCGCCCGCTCCGGCGAGTCCGAGGAGGACTTCATCGCCCGCCTCATGCCCGCCGCGCAGCAGGCGGCGGCGGACCACGAGCACCTGGCCGAGGCGTACGCGGCGGAGGTCGTGGACCCGGCCGCGCTGCGCGACGGCAAGTTCGCGTACGGGCTGGAAGTGGTCCTGGACGGCTTGGCGCTGAGGCGCCCGGAGGCGTCCGACAGGCCCTAG
- a CDS encoding adenylosuccinate synthase: MPALVLLGAQWGDEGKGKATDLLGGSVDYVVRYQGGNNAGHTVVVGDQKYALHLLPSGILSPGCTPVIGNGVVVDPAVLLSELSGLNERGVDTSKLLISGNAHLITPYNVTLDKVTERFLGSRKIGTTGRGIGPTYADKINRVGIRVQDLYDESILMQKVEAALESKNQLLAKVFNRRAIESEKIVEEMLQYAEQIKPFVADTTLILNDAIDDGKVVLFEGGQGTLLDVDHGTYPFVTSSNPTAGGACTGAGVGPTKISRVIGILKAYTTRVGAGPFPTELFDQDGEDLRRIGGERGVTTGRDRRCGWFDAVIARYATRVNGLTDFFLTKLDVLTGWEQIPVCVAYEIDGKRVEELPYSQTDFHHAKPIYEMLPGWSEDITKAQTFSDLPKNAQAYVKALEEMSGAPISAIGVGPGRTETIEINSFL; encoded by the coding sequence GTGCCCGCACTTGTGCTGCTCGGTGCTCAGTGGGGTGACGAAGGCAAGGGAAAGGCCACCGACCTGCTCGGTGGATCCGTTGACTATGTAGTGCGCTACCAGGGCGGCAACAACGCCGGCCACACGGTCGTCGTCGGCGACCAGAAGTACGCGCTGCATCTTCTCCCTTCCGGGATCCTCTCGCCGGGGTGTACCCCGGTCATCGGCAACGGAGTCGTCGTCGACCCGGCGGTCCTGCTCTCCGAGCTGAGCGGGCTGAACGAGCGCGGCGTCGACACGTCCAAGCTGCTCATCAGCGGTAACGCTCACCTGATCACGCCGTACAACGTCACCCTCGACAAGGTGACGGAACGGTTCCTCGGCTCCCGCAAGATCGGCACCACCGGTCGCGGCATCGGACCGACCTACGCGGACAAGATCAACCGCGTGGGCATCCGCGTCCAGGACCTGTACGACGAGTCGATCCTGATGCAGAAGGTCGAGGCGGCGCTCGAGTCCAAGAACCAGCTCCTGGCCAAGGTCTTCAACCGGCGCGCGATCGAGTCCGAGAAGATCGTCGAGGAGATGCTCCAGTACGCGGAGCAGATCAAGCCGTTCGTGGCCGACACGACGCTGATCCTCAACGACGCGATCGACGACGGCAAGGTCGTCCTCTTCGAGGGCGGTCAGGGCACGCTCCTGGACGTCGACCACGGCACGTACCCCTTCGTGACCTCGTCGAACCCGACCGCGGGCGGCGCCTGCACGGGTGCGGGCGTGGGCCCCACGAAGATCAGCCGCGTGATCGGCATCCTCAAGGCCTACACGACGCGCGTCGGCGCGGGCCCGTTCCCGACCGAGCTGTTCGACCAGGACGGCGAGGACCTGCGCCGCATCGGCGGCGAGCGCGGTGTGACCACCGGCCGTGACCGCCGCTGCGGCTGGTTCGACGCGGTGATCGCCCGTTACGCGACCCGGGTCAACGGTCTGACGGACTTCTTCCTCACCAAGCTGGACGTCCTGACCGGCTGGGAGCAGATCCCCGTCTGCGTGGCGTACGAGATCGACGGCAAGCGCGTCGAGGAGCTCCCGTACTCCCAGACCGACTTCCACCACGCGAAGCCGATCTACGAGATGCTGCCGGGCTGGTCCGAGGACATCACCAAGGCCCAGACCTTCTCCGACCTGCCGAAGAACGCGCAGGCGTACGTGAAGGCGCTGGAGGAGATGTCGGGCGCGCCGATCTCCGCGATCGGCGTCGGCCCCGGCCGGACCGAGACGATCGAGATCAACTCGTTCCTGTAG
- a CDS encoding histidine kinase yields MTETLSPQPPGSDGRSPEFLLAMDAFGGLRRDLFRDAFAYRPLPPMRTDGPLTRHLSDRLRRYAAWTPHAAVLFVAFCAALIMYAQRGGPGSGPYALVWVAMGLMVGAPVAMTLIRPVGAWWAMCASTVVLGVIMPGGSGFSNWPWPAGAFLAQLAVMVVVALRTRPRTAVWMWVLTLALGSVMGIPGHGGVGTDAGPMAVTSAILLLIAVVVSIRREAEQKITVQQSVTAVERGRRTVLEERTTIARELHDVVAHHMSVVAIQAEAAPYRVEDPPPELTQAFATIRENAVAALTELRRVLGVVRAEDYEAPDAPQPTLADLDRLLANVRDAGLDVTKAVTGAVRELPQGVELSAYRIIQEALSNTLRHAPGAAARVEVGYVLGGVGLRVVNGPPTGPAAASPGSGHGITGMRERVAMLGGEMTAGEVGEGGGYEVTVFIPVAAEGPAA; encoded by the coding sequence GTGACCGAGACCCTAAGCCCCCAGCCGCCCGGCAGCGACGGGCGCAGCCCCGAGTTCCTGCTCGCCATGGACGCGTTCGGCGGGCTCCGCCGGGACCTGTTCCGGGACGCCTTCGCCTACCGGCCGCTCCCGCCGATGCGTACGGACGGCCCGCTCACCCGCCATCTGTCCGACCGGCTGCGCCGGTACGCCGCCTGGACCCCGCACGCGGCCGTGCTCTTCGTCGCGTTCTGCGCCGCGCTGATCATGTACGCCCAGAGGGGCGGGCCGGGCAGCGGACCGTACGCGCTCGTCTGGGTGGCCATGGGACTGATGGTCGGAGCGCCCGTCGCCATGACCCTGATACGGCCGGTCGGCGCCTGGTGGGCGATGTGCGCGAGCACGGTGGTCCTCGGCGTGATCATGCCGGGCGGGAGCGGCTTCTCCAACTGGCCGTGGCCGGCGGGCGCGTTCCTCGCGCAGCTCGCCGTGATGGTGGTGGTGGCGCTGCGCACCCGGCCCCGGACCGCCGTGTGGATGTGGGTCCTCACGCTGGCGCTCGGTTCGGTGATGGGGATCCCCGGTCACGGCGGCGTCGGCACGGACGCGGGGCCGATGGCCGTCACGTCCGCGATACTGCTCCTGATCGCCGTCGTCGTGAGCATCCGCCGGGAGGCGGAGCAGAAGATCACCGTCCAGCAGTCGGTCACCGCCGTCGAACGCGGCAGACGGACCGTGCTCGAAGAGCGCACCACCATCGCGCGCGAGCTGCACGACGTGGTCGCGCACCACATGTCGGTGGTCGCCATCCAGGCCGAGGCGGCCCCGTACCGAGTGGAGGACCCGCCGCCGGAGCTGACGCAGGCGTTCGCGACGATCCGCGAGAACGCGGTGGCGGCGCTGACGGAGCTGCGCCGCGTGCTCGGTGTCGTACGCGCGGAGGACTACGAGGCGCCGGACGCGCCCCAGCCCACCCTCGCCGACCTCGACCGGCTCCTCGCGAACGTACGTGACGCCGGACTCGATGTGACCAAGGCGGTCACGGGCGCGGTGCGCGAACTCCCGCAGGGCGTCGAGCTGTCGGCGTACCGCATCATCCAGGAGGCCCTCAGCAACACCCTGCGGCACGCGCCGGGCGCGGCTGCGCGGGTGGAGGTCGGCTATGTGCTGGGCGGGGTGGGCCTGCGCGTCGTCAACGGCCCGCCGACGGGCCCGGCGGCGGCGTCGCCGGGCAGCGGCCACGGGATCACGGGGATGCGGGAGCGGGTGGCGATGCTCGGGGGCGAGATGACGGCCGGCGAGGTGGGGGAGGGCGGCGGTTACGAGGTGACCGTGTTCATCCCGGTGGCGGCGGAGGGACCGGCGGCATGA
- a CDS encoding alpha/beta hydrolase, giving the protein MPDPAAARDAAEAAAAFSHPTVPADTTAPYGPHPDQRVDFYAPRGDTDGAPLVVALHGGAWRERYDRAHLTPFVDFLARRGFAVANVEYRRGGLLPRQGGGGPVAGRWPDTFDDVAAALDALPELARTHLPTADLRRTVLTGHSAGGHLALWAASRHVLPSDSPWHTPAAAFLRGVVALAPIADFTTAVALDVCDGAVAQLLGGEGQLSVRAPLADPAALLPTGVATTLVQGRDDIVVPQAVAEAYVDAAARAGETVGLTLLEGVGHFPLIDPAADACAVVAEEIAQLAY; this is encoded by the coding sequence ATGCCCGACCCCGCCGCCGCCAGGGACGCCGCCGAAGCCGCCGCGGCCTTCTCGCACCCCACCGTCCCCGCGGACACCACCGCCCCGTACGGCCCCCACCCCGACCAGCGCGTCGACTTCTACGCACCCAGAGGGGACACCGACGGCGCCCCCCTCGTCGTCGCCCTCCACGGCGGCGCCTGGCGCGAGCGGTACGACCGGGCGCATCTCACCCCGTTCGTGGACTTCCTCGCCCGCCGGGGATTCGCCGTGGCCAACGTCGAGTACCGGCGCGGCGGCCTGCTGCCGAGGCAGGGCGGCGGCGGACCCGTCGCCGGACGGTGGCCGGACACGTTCGACGACGTGGCCGCCGCCCTCGACGCCCTCCCCGAACTCGCCCGCACCCACCTCCCCACCGCCGACCTGCGCCGTACCGTGCTCACCGGTCACTCCGCCGGCGGCCACCTCGCCCTGTGGGCCGCGTCCCGCCACGTACTGCCCTCGGACTCCCCGTGGCACACCCCCGCCGCCGCCTTCCTGCGCGGCGTCGTCGCCCTCGCCCCCATCGCCGACTTCACCACGGCGGTGGCGTTGGACGTCTGCGACGGGGCTGTCGCGCAACTGCTGGGTGGAGAAGGGCAGTTGAGCGTACGGGCACCCCTCGCCGACCCCGCCGCCCTCCTTCCCACCGGTGTCGCCACCACCCTCGTCCAGGGCCGGGACGACATCGTCGTGCCGCAGGCCGTGGCCGAGGCGTACGTCGACGCCGCCGCCAGGGCGGGGGAGACCGTCGGGCTCACGCTGCTCGAAGGCGTCGGCCACTTCCCGCTCATCGACCCCGCCGCCGACGCCTGCGCGGTCGTCGCGGAGGAGATCGCCCAGCTGGCGTACTGA
- a CDS encoding response regulator transcription factor translates to MSASTRVLIVDDQMMVREGFSVLLNAQRDIEVIGEAVDGRDAVAKVRELRPDVVLMDIRMPEMNGIEATREIVAADTSARVLVLTTFDLDEYVYEALRAGASGFLLKDASARQLAEGVRVVASGDALLAPSVTRRLITEFARSAPVRRGSVGVGSGSGSVQVEELTDRETEVLILIAQGLSNAEIADRLVVAESTIKTHVSRVLVKLGLRDRTQAAVYAYESRLITPS, encoded by the coding sequence ATGAGTGCGAGTACGCGCGTACTGATCGTCGACGACCAGATGATGGTCCGCGAGGGCTTCTCGGTCCTGCTCAACGCCCAGCGGGACATCGAGGTGATCGGCGAGGCGGTCGACGGCCGGGATGCGGTGGCCAAGGTCCGCGAACTCCGGCCGGACGTCGTCCTGATGGACATCCGGATGCCCGAGATGAACGGGATCGAGGCGACGCGGGAGATCGTGGCGGCGGACACGTCGGCGAGGGTGCTGGTGCTGACGACGTTCGACCTCGACGAGTACGTGTACGAGGCGCTGCGGGCGGGGGCGTCGGGGTTCCTGCTGAAGGACGCGTCCGCGCGGCAGCTCGCCGAGGGGGTACGGGTGGTGGCGTCCGGCGACGCGCTGCTCGCGCCGTCGGTGACGCGGCGTCTGATCACGGAGTTCGCGCGGTCGGCGCCGGTGCGGCGGGGCTCCGTGGGGGTGGGTTCGGGTTCGGGCTCGGTCCAGGTCGAGGAGCTGACCGACCGCGAGACGGAGGTCCTGATCCTGATCGCCCAGGGCCTCTCCAACGCGGAGATCGCGGATCGGTTGGTGGTGGCGGAGTCGACGATCAAGACGCATGTGAGTCGGGTGCTGGTGAAGTTGGGTCTGCGGGATCGGACGCAGGCGGCGGTGTACGCGTACGAGTCCCGCCTGATCACCCCGTCATAG
- a CDS encoding serine/threonine-protein kinase, translating into MEDLAAGDPSHIGPFRLLGRLGAGGMGRVYLARSAGGRTVAVKLVREPYAHRSEFRARFAREVAAARRVGGEWTAHVLDADVDAEIPWVATAYVAGPSLQDVVGRDFGPLPEPSLLVLANRLALALEAVHGAGLVHRDLKPSNVLLAVDGPRLIDFGITRALDAMEETALTDTGVVLGSPGFMSPEQLRGERVTEASDVFCLGAVLAYAATGRPPFEMPDGGLAGLMFRIAYEEPDLTGVPAALLPLVRDCLHKDPDRRPAPRLIAVRTAGDLPAHGWLPAGLLAQLARHSAQLLDADIPRTTVRAPAYRPPVPEHVNLRNDAPPRPGTAESAAPYGPALRRRRRRATLAALGALGAVLLAALGWSVKLALDDGSGDSPGGSNSPNSSASTPFSFDGAWEGSMKSYRIRLVVAEEGSGDKSRITLLDDHRMCGGLMTVASRTPGKVELTSADTREKEIDAYGEEAKACPVLPPQTLQPGMDGYLAWSAGSDYIAALTRAADGPSAVPAQYLGTWKAKVPTAASTYTATIAQGRIGGRLARLERVTSGRTCVWTALLVKANSYRLTLAPYEPISTGTGAGCSNGFVHEYVFVGDGTLKLHYPDGEGIDVTFTR; encoded by the coding sequence ATGGAGGATCTGGCGGCGGGGGACCCGTCCCATATCGGTCCGTTCCGGCTGCTCGGAAGGCTCGGCGCCGGGGGGATGGGGCGGGTGTACCTGGCCCGGTCGGCGGGCGGGCGCACGGTCGCGGTCAAGCTCGTGCGGGAGCCCTACGCGCACCGGAGCGAGTTCCGCGCCCGGTTCGCCCGTGAGGTGGCGGCCGCGCGGCGCGTGGGCGGCGAGTGGACCGCGCACGTCCTCGACGCGGACGTGGACGCCGAGATCCCGTGGGTCGCGACCGCGTACGTGGCCGGGCCCAGCCTCCAGGACGTCGTGGGGCGGGACTTCGGGCCGCTGCCCGAGCCGTCGCTGCTGGTGCTCGCCAACCGGCTCGCGCTCGCGCTGGAGGCCGTGCACGGCGCGGGGCTCGTCCACCGCGACCTGAAGCCGTCCAACGTCCTGCTGGCCGTCGACGGGCCGCGCCTCATCGACTTCGGGATCACACGCGCGCTGGACGCGATGGAGGAGACCGCGCTGACGGACACGGGCGTCGTGCTCGGGTCGCCGGGGTTCATGTCGCCGGAGCAGCTGCGCGGTGAGCGGGTCACCGAGGCGAGCGACGTGTTCTGCCTGGGGGCGGTGCTGGCGTACGCGGCGACCGGGCGGCCCCCGTTCGAGATGCCCGACGGCGGCCTCGCGGGGCTGATGTTCCGCATCGCGTACGAGGAGCCGGACCTGACGGGCGTGCCCGCCGCGCTGCTCCCGCTCGTACGGGACTGTCTGCACAAGGATCCCGACCGGCGGCCCGCACCCCGGCTGATCGCCGTGCGAACGGCGGGCGACCTGCCCGCCCACGGGTGGCTGCCCGCCGGCCTGCTCGCCCAACTGGCCCGGCACAGCGCCCAGTTGCTGGACGCCGACATCCCGCGTACGACCGTGCGGGCCCCGGCCTACCGGCCGCCGGTCCCGGAGCACGTCAACCTCCGCAACGATGCGCCGCCGCGCCCGGGGACCGCCGAGTCCGCCGCGCCCTACGGCCCGGCGCTCCGCCGACGGCGCCGCCGCGCCACCCTCGCGGCGCTCGGCGCGCTCGGCGCCGTCCTGCTCGCCGCCCTCGGCTGGTCCGTGAAGCTCGCCCTCGACGACGGCTCCGGCGACTCCCCCGGGGGGTCGAACTCGCCCAACTCTTCCGCTTCCACGCCCTTCTCGTTCGACGGCGCCTGGGAGGGCAGCATGAAGAGCTACCGCATCCGACTCGTCGTCGCGGAGGAGGGGAGCGGCGACAAGTCCCGGATCACTCTGCTCGACGACCACCGGATGTGCGGCGGGCTGATGACGGTCGCCAGTCGGACACCCGGCAAGGTCGAACTGACCTCCGCGGACACCCGGGAGAAGGAGATCGACGCGTACGGGGAGGAGGCCAAGGCCTGCCCGGTGCTGCCGCCCCAGACCCTGCAACCCGGCATGGACGGATATCTCGCCTGGTCCGCCGGGTCGGACTACATCGCGGCCCTCACCCGCGCCGCCGACGGCCCCTCCGCCGTCCCCGCCCAGTACCTCGGAACCTGGAAGGCGAAGGTGCCGACGGCGGCCAGCACGTACACCGCCACCATCGCCCAGGGGAGGATCGGGGGGCGGCTGGCCCGGCTCGAACGCGTCACGAGCGGCAGGACCTGCGTCTGGACGGCGCTGCTGGTCAAGGCGAACAGCTATCGGCTCACCCTCGCCCCCTACGAGCCGATCAGCACCGGCACGGGGGCGGGCTGCTCGAACGGGTTCGTGCACGAGTACGTCTTCGTGGGCGACGGCACCCTGAAGCTGCACTACCCCGACGGCGAGGGGATCGACGTGACGTTCACCCGGTGA
- a CDS encoding MFS transporter, with the protein METRRETRDPRRWWILIVLCLSSLVLVIDSMALTVAVPSMTADLGASAQDTQWILDSYILVFAGLLLTSGSLGDRFGRRKVMIIGLLLFGAASLAAVFCTNPGEVIAVRVAMGVGGALIMPSTLSILITVFDEEERGKAMAAWGSVSMLGLVGSPVLGGVLIDHFSWHSIFFINIPVVALAILAGLLLMPESKAPWQKPDPLGAVLSAAGMTALIWWIIEIPQHGAFGARSLVTLAVAVVALAGFVVWENVTSAPMVPLVLFKHRNFSGGSVSLALVQIGTGGLLLVLTQYLQFVLGYSPVKAGLAFVPLAVTALVGNTAGAQLAARFGNRWLIVAGMLTMSSSFALLTTVTASSGFTVPAIALGLLGLGAGLAMPAAVGALMGTIPADKAGVGSALNDTIQQAGTALGIAILGSMLSSGFAARMPSGAPEGARHSIAGALAVAGGDPVLVRTAHEAFTSSMSMTFAVSGVGVLVAAVLAGVLMRERVGEAERELVA; encoded by the coding sequence ATGGAGACCCGCAGGGAGACCCGCGATCCACGCCGCTGGTGGATCCTGATCGTGCTGTGCCTCAGCTCGCTGGTGCTGGTGATCGACAGCATGGCGCTGACGGTGGCGGTGCCGTCGATGACGGCGGACCTCGGCGCGAGCGCCCAGGACACGCAGTGGATCCTCGACTCCTACATCCTGGTGTTCGCGGGCCTGCTGCTCACCTCCGGCAGCCTCGGTGACCGCTTCGGCCGCCGCAAGGTGATGATCATCGGCCTGCTGCTCTTCGGGGCGGCGTCGCTGGCGGCGGTGTTCTGCACGAACCCCGGCGAGGTCATAGCCGTACGGGTCGCGATGGGCGTGGGCGGTGCGCTGATCATGCCCTCGACCCTCTCCATCCTCATCACCGTCTTCGACGAGGAGGAGCGCGGCAAGGCGATGGCGGCGTGGGGTTCGGTGTCGATGCTCGGTCTGGTCGGCAGCCCGGTGCTGGGCGGCGTACTGATCGACCACTTCTCCTGGCACTCGATCTTCTTCATCAACATCCCGGTCGTGGCGCTGGCGATCCTCGCGGGTCTGCTGCTCATGCCGGAGTCGAAGGCGCCGTGGCAGAAGCCGGACCCGCTGGGCGCGGTGCTGTCGGCGGCGGGGATGACCGCGCTGATCTGGTGGATCATCGAGATCCCGCAGCACGGCGCGTTCGGGGCCCGCTCGCTGGTCACGCTCGCGGTCGCGGTCGTCGCCCTCGCCGGTTTCGTGGTCTGGGAGAACGTCACCTCCGCGCCGATGGTGCCGCTGGTCCTGTTCAAGCACCGCAACTTCAGCGGCGGTTCGGTGTCGCTGGCGCTCGTCCAGATCGGTACGGGCGGGCTGCTGCTCGTCCTCACCCAGTACCTCCAGTTCGTCCTGGGCTACTCGCCGGTCAAGGCGGGTCTGGCGTTCGTGCCGCTGGCGGTGACGGCGCTGGTCGGCAACACGGCGGGGGCGCAGCTCGCCGCCCGGTTCGGCAACCGGTGGCTGATCGTGGCCGGGATGCTGACGATGTCCTCGTCCTTCGCCCTGCTGACCACGGTCACGGCGTCCTCGGGCTTCACCGTCCCGGCGATCGCCCTCGGCCTGCTCGGCCTCGGTGCGGGCCTGGCGATGCCGGCGGCGGTCGGGGCGCTGATGGGCACGATTCCGGCGGACAAGGCGGGGGTGGGGTCGGCGCTCAACGACACGATCCAGCAGGCGGGTACGGCGCTGGGGATCGCGATCCTGGGGTCGATGCTGTCGAGCGGGTTCGCTGCGCGGATGCCGTCGGGTGCGCCGGAGGGGGCTCGGCACTCGATCGCCGGCGCGCTGGCCGTGGCCGGCGGGGACCCGGTCCTGGTGCGGACGGCCCATGAGGCCTTCACCTCGTCGATGTCCATGACGTTTGCGGTGAGTGGGGTGGGGGTGTTGGTGGCGGCGGTTTTGGCGGGGGTGCTGATGCGGGAGCGGGTGGGGGAGGCGGAGCGGGAGCTCGTGGCCTGA